Within Deinococcus actinosclerus, the genomic segment TGGGCGGCGTCCCCGCCGCGCAGGTAGTGGCCCAGGAACAGCGCCGCGATGGCGTCGCCGGTGCCGTTGCGCGGCGGGTCGAGCGGCAGCAGCGGCGTGCGGCACAGCCACGCGCCGCCGTCCGTGACGACTAGCGTCTCGATGCTCTCCTGAGGCGCGCCGCTGCGCACCAGACTGGTCACCACCACGATCCTCGGCCCACCCGGGCGCAGCCGCTCACGCAGCGCACGCGCCGCCTCCAGCGCGTGCTCCAGCGTGTCCACCGTGTGCCCGGTCAGGAGTTCCAGCTCGAACTGGTTCGGCGTGACGAGGTCCGCCTCGGGAATCGCCTGCGCGGCGATCAGGTCCGGCAGTTCCGGGCGGACGAACACGCCGCGCCCCACGTCACCCATGACCGGGTCACAGGCGTACAGCGCCGCCGGATTGGCTTCACGCACGCGGCGCACGGCGTCCACGACCGCCGCGACCGTGCCCTCGCTGCCCATGTACCCGCTCAGGACCGCGTGGCAGTCGCCCAGCGCCCCGCGCGCCTCGATCCCGTCGATCAGGTCCGCGACCTGCTCGGGCGGGAACACCGCGCCGGTCCACGCGCCGTACCCGGTGTGGTTGCTGAACTGCACCGTGTGGATCGCCCAGACCTCGAACCCCAGGCGCTGCAGCGGGAACACGGCCGCGGCGTTCCCCACGTGCCCGTAGGCCACCCACGACTGGATGCTCAGGATGTTCTGCGGCAGTGCCGGTGGG encodes:
- the pdxY gene encoding pyridoxal kinase PdxY, producing the protein MKDAPPAAQPALSPAVTPPALPQNILSIQSWVAYGHVGNAAAVFPLQRLGFEVWAIHTVQFSNHTGYGAWTGAVFPPEQVADLIDGIEARGALGDCHAVLSGYMGSEGTVAAVVDAVRRVREANPAALYACDPVMGDVGRGVFVRPELPDLIAAQAIPEADLVTPNQFELELLTGHTVDTLEHALEAARALRERLRPGGPRIVVVTSLVRSGAPQESIETLVVTDGGAWLCRTPLLPLDPPRNGTGDAIAALFLGHYLRGGDAAQALSLSMSALYALLQRTHVAGTREIQLVAAQDEFLKPARVFEAQQVG